From Streptomyces sp. GSL17-111, one genomic window encodes:
- a CDS encoding glycosyltransferase family 2 protein: MTAQPRLSIGLPVYNGEEYLAESLDALLGQTYEDFELVISDNASTDGTADICRRYAARDPRVRYLRLPRNIGAAPNHTHVFTRCRGELFKWASHDDLYARTLLERCVQALDERPEMILAHSGQAVIDGDGRVKVPYAYGLATDSPHAPERFRSLLFEPGGDDFYGVMRADVLRRVKPHDSYHHADRTFVAELTLHGPFHQVPELLYFRRDHPTRAERANPGKRARCVNLDPRRAGPLHPTPRLLAEYVWGFVAAVRRAPLSPADRRACYRHLAAWLTSRARPGAGERVEDRAPVDPERLDVSVDALVAGREGRS; encoded by the coding sequence ATGACCGCCCAGCCCCGGCTGAGCATCGGCCTGCCCGTCTACAACGGCGAGGAGTACCTCGCCGAATCGCTCGACGCGCTGCTCGGCCAGACCTACGAGGACTTCGAGCTCGTCATCTCCGACAACGCCTCGACCGACGGGACCGCGGACATCTGCCGCCGGTACGCCGCACGGGACCCGCGCGTGCGCTACCTGCGGCTGCCCCGGAACATCGGTGCCGCGCCGAACCACACCCACGTCTTCACCCGGTGCCGGGGCGAGCTGTTCAAGTGGGCCTCGCACGACGACCTGTACGCCAGGACCCTGCTGGAGCGGTGCGTCCAGGCGCTGGACGAGCGGCCGGAGATGATCCTCGCGCACAGCGGACAGGCCGTCATCGACGGCGACGGCCGGGTGAAGGTCCCCTACGCCTACGGCCTCGCCACCGACTCCCCGCACGCGCCGGAGCGCTTCCGCAGCCTGCTGTTCGAGCCCGGCGGCGACGACTTCTACGGAGTGATGCGGGCCGACGTCCTGCGCCGGGTGAAGCCGCACGACAGCTACCACCACGCGGACCGCACGTTCGTCGCCGAGCTCACGCTGCACGGGCCCTTCCACCAGGTGCCGGAGCTGCTGTACTTCCGCCGCGACCACCCCACCCGCGCCGAGCGGGCCAACCCGGGCAAGCGCGCCCGGTGCGTCAACCTCGACCCGCGCCGGGCGGGCCCGCTGCACCCGACGCCCCGGCTGCTCGCCGAGTACGTCTGGGGCTTCGTCGCGGCGGTGCGGCGGGCGCCGCTGTCCCCGGCGGACCGGCGCGCCTGCTACCGCCACCTGGCCGCCTGGCTGACCAGCCGGGCCCGGCCGGGCGCCGGTGAACGGGTCGAGGACCGCGCCCCGGTCGACCCGGAGCGGCTCGACGTCTCCGTCGACGCCCTCGTGGCGGGCCGGGAGGGACGCTCATGA
- a CDS encoding polysaccharide pyruvyl transferase family protein produces the protein MTRARTSPVRVGVFGLLGSGNLGNDGSLEAVLGHLGERHPEAVVDALCGGPETVAARYGIRATRLHWYRGEYRTASRATAIAAKGLGKLVDAVRTAAWVRRHDVVIVPGMGVLEATLPLRPWGFPYALFLLCASGRLFGTRVALVSVGAGPIGSPATRTLIRWSARLAAYRSYRDPQSRHALRAMGVDTARDEVYPDLAFALPTPPPGASPRRPGTVCLGVMDFHGSDDERDRAEEIHRRYVDGATRFVRALVAEGRPVRLLTGDGADAAVVAAILGAVDSPLVTAAEADSLADLMRETAAADVVVATRYHNLVCALKVGTPTLALSYAAKSDALMARMGLDAYCHPARAVDADRLLGQFRALEAASADVRRTLTERNRTAVRQLEHQFTVLGTTLFPTTDHARALRETR, from the coding sequence ATGACGCGCGCCCGCACGTCCCCGGTACGCGTCGGGGTGTTCGGGCTGCTCGGCTCCGGCAACCTCGGCAACGACGGGTCGCTGGAGGCCGTCCTCGGCCACCTCGGGGAACGGCACCCGGAGGCGGTCGTGGACGCCCTGTGCGGCGGGCCCGAGACCGTCGCGGCCCGGTACGGGATCCGCGCGACCCGGCTGCACTGGTACCGCGGCGAGTACCGGACCGCGTCACGTGCCACGGCGATCGCGGCGAAGGGTCTGGGCAAACTCGTCGACGCCGTCCGCACCGCCGCGTGGGTCCGTCGGCACGACGTGGTGATCGTGCCGGGGATGGGCGTCCTGGAGGCCACGCTGCCGCTGCGGCCGTGGGGCTTCCCGTACGCGCTGTTCCTGCTCTGCGCGAGCGGCCGGTTGTTCGGTACCCGCGTCGCCCTGGTGAGCGTCGGAGCGGGACCGATCGGCAGCCCGGCGACCCGCACCCTGATCCGCTGGTCGGCCCGGCTGGCCGCCTACCGGTCCTACCGGGACCCGCAGTCCCGCCACGCCCTGCGGGCGATGGGCGTGGACACCGCGCGCGACGAGGTCTACCCGGACCTCGCCTTCGCCCTGCCGACGCCGCCCCCGGGCGCGTCCCCGAGGCGGCCGGGCACGGTCTGCCTGGGCGTCATGGACTTCCACGGCAGCGACGACGAGCGCGACCGGGCCGAGGAGATCCACCGCCGCTACGTGGACGGGGCCACCCGCTTCGTGCGCGCCCTGGTCGCGGAGGGCAGGCCGGTCCGGCTGCTCACCGGGGACGGAGCCGACGCGGCCGTGGTCGCGGCGATCCTCGGCGCGGTGGACTCCCCCCTGGTGACGGCGGCCGAAGCGGACTCGCTGGCCGACCTGATGCGGGAGACCGCAGCCGCCGATGTCGTCGTGGCGACCCGCTACCACAACCTGGTCTGCGCACTGAAGGTCGGCACCCCCACGCTCGCCCTCAGCTACGCGGCCAAGAGTGACGCGCTCATGGCCCGGATGGGCCTGGACGCGTACTGCCACCCGGCCCGCGCGGTCGACGCCGACCGGCTGCTCGGGCAGTTCCGGGCGCTGGAGGCGGCATCGGCGGATGTGCGGCGGACCCTCACCGAGCGCAACCGAACCGCCGTCCGACAGCTGGAGCACCAGTTCACCGTCCTCGGCACCACCCTCTTTCCGACGACCGACCACGCCCGAGCCCTGCGGGAGACCCGATGA
- the rfbC gene encoding dTDP-4-dehydrorhamnose 3,5-epimerase produces MTATEVPAIAGAHLFEPTPHADERGFFCRTFDADVVRSVGLDPDAFVQDSLSRSVRGVLRGLHLRSGAGEAKLVRCSYGRVFDVVVDLRPNSPTYRNRAFFELSDQTQATLYVPAGCAHGFQALTGTADVSYRIDRPHDPAEDVTIAFDDPELAIPWPLPVTAMSRRDREAPPLAEALRPQGS; encoded by the coding sequence ATGACAGCGACCGAGGTCCCGGCCATCGCCGGGGCCCACCTGTTCGAGCCGACCCCGCACGCCGACGAACGCGGCTTCTTCTGCCGCACCTTCGACGCCGACGTGGTCCGCTCCGTGGGCCTCGACCCGGACGCCTTCGTCCAGGACAGCCTGTCCCGCTCGGTCCGCGGCGTGCTGCGCGGCCTCCACCTGCGCTCCGGCGCGGGCGAGGCGAAGCTGGTGCGGTGCTCGTACGGGAGGGTCTTCGACGTCGTCGTGGACCTGCGACCGAACTCGCCGACCTACCGCAACCGGGCCTTCTTCGAGCTGTCCGACCAGACGCAGGCGACCCTGTACGTCCCGGCCGGATGCGCGCACGGCTTCCAGGCCCTCACCGGGACGGCCGACGTCTCCTACCGCATCGACCGCCCGCACGACCCGGCCGAGGACGTGACGATCGCCTTCGACGACCCGGAGCTCGCCATCCCCTGGCCGCTCCCCGTCACCGCCATGTCCCGCCGGGACCGCGAGGCGCCACCGCTCGCCGAGGCCCTGCGACCGCAGGGGAGTTGA
- a CDS encoding glutamate-1-semialdehyde 2,1-aminomutase produces MHNDATEPTVSTVPGVPAEEPSLPRSRTANERLHALIPGGAHTYAKGDDQYPEHLAPVISHGDGAHVWDVDGNRYVEYGAGLRSVSLGHAHPRVIEAVRRELDRGSNFVRPSIVELEAAERFLATVPTAEMVKFAKNGSDATTAAVRLARAATGRPRVALCADHPFFSVDDWFIGTTPMSAGVPAATDELTVTFPYGDLSATEELLTRHRGEVACLILEPATHTEPPPGYLAGLRALADRHGCVLVFDEMITGLRWSEAGAQGLYGVVPDLSTFGKALGNGFAVSALAGRRALMELGGLRHSGDRVFLLSTTHGAETHALAAAMAVLTTYVDEGVTARLHALGDRLAAGVRDAAAAMGVGDHLLVRGRASNLVFATLDEHGRPSQEYRTLFLRRLLAGGVLAPSFVVSSALTDADIEHTVDVVAQACAVYRKALDGGDPTPWLGGRPVRPVFRRRA; encoded by the coding sequence ATGCACAACGACGCCACCGAACCCACCGTGTCCACCGTGCCCGGCGTGCCCGCCGAGGAGCCGTCCCTCCCCCGGTCGCGGACCGCGAACGAGCGGCTGCACGCCCTGATCCCCGGAGGCGCGCACACCTACGCCAAGGGCGACGACCAGTACCCCGAACACCTGGCCCCCGTCATCAGCCACGGCGACGGGGCCCACGTGTGGGACGTCGACGGCAACCGCTACGTCGAGTACGGCGCCGGGCTGCGCTCCGTCAGCCTCGGCCACGCCCACCCCCGGGTGATCGAGGCGGTACGGCGCGAACTCGACCGCGGCAGCAACTTCGTCCGGCCGTCCATCGTGGAACTCGAGGCCGCCGAACGCTTCCTGGCCACGGTGCCCACGGCCGAGATGGTGAAGTTCGCCAAGAACGGCTCCGACGCCACCACCGCCGCCGTACGGCTCGCCCGCGCCGCCACCGGACGTCCCCGGGTGGCCCTCTGCGCCGACCATCCGTTCTTCTCCGTCGACGACTGGTTCATCGGCACCACGCCGATGTCCGCCGGCGTTCCGGCGGCGACCGACGAGCTCACCGTGACCTTCCCCTACGGGGACCTGAGCGCGACGGAGGAGCTGCTCACCCGGCACCGGGGCGAGGTGGCCTGCCTGATCCTGGAGCCCGCCACCCACACCGAGCCCCCGCCCGGATACCTCGCCGGACTGCGCGCGCTGGCCGACCGGCACGGCTGCGTGCTGGTCTTCGACGAGATGATCACCGGCCTGCGCTGGTCGGAGGCCGGTGCCCAGGGCCTGTACGGGGTCGTCCCCGACCTCTCCACGTTCGGCAAGGCGCTCGGCAACGGGTTCGCCGTCTCCGCACTCGCCGGACGCCGCGCGCTGATGGAGCTCGGCGGACTGCGCCACTCCGGCGACCGGGTGTTCCTGCTGTCCACCACCCACGGCGCCGAGACGCACGCCCTGGCGGCCGCGATGGCCGTGCTGACCACCTACGTCGACGAGGGCGTCACCGCGCGGCTGCACGCCCTCGGCGACCGGCTCGCCGCCGGGGTCCGCGACGCGGCGGCGGCCATGGGCGTCGGCGACCACCTCCTCGTCCGGGGCCGGGCCAGCAACCTGGTCTTCGCCACCCTCGACGAGCACGGGCGGCCGTCCCAGGAGTACCGCACCCTGTTCCTGCGGCGGCTCCTCGCGGGCGGGGTGCTGGCCCCGTCGTTCGTCGTGAGCAGCGCCCTCACCGACGCCGACATCGAGCACACCGTCGACGTGGTGGCCCAGGCGTGCGCGGTGTACCGCAAGGCCCTCGACGGTGGGGACCCCACCCCCTGGCTGGGCGGACGCCCGGTGCGGCCGGTGTTCCGCCGCCGCGCCTGA
- a CDS encoding phosphatase PAP2 family protein yields MSRALPEALVVLRGVWGVVAVLAAVVVGVLGMRYAGTGEASGVDAAVWAAVHEPGPPWRGVALATDFLGEPVGAAALVVVTVAGCLLLRAPRAAVLAVVGAGLSVGATKLLKPVVGRTIHDGHLAFPSGHTAFLTALALVVALLATGRLGLGRAAGTALVFGAALAAGAAMGWAQVALGAHYPTDALGGWCVALAVVPAAAWLVDRVADAPRRASR; encoded by the coding sequence GTGAGCCGGGCTCTGCCGGAGGCGCTGGTGGTGTTGCGGGGGGTGTGGGGGGTGGTGGCGGTCCTCGCGGCGGTGGTGGTCGGTGTGCTGGGGATGCGGTACGCCGGTACGGGGGAGGCCAGCGGGGTGGACGCGGCGGTCTGGGCGGCGGTGCACGAGCCGGGCCCCCCGTGGCGGGGTGTCGCGCTGGCCACGGACTTCCTGGGGGAGCCGGTGGGAGCGGCGGCGCTCGTCGTGGTCACCGTGGCGGGCTGCCTGCTGCTGCGGGCTCCGCGCGCGGCGGTGCTCGCGGTCGTCGGCGCCGGCCTGAGCGTCGGGGCGACGAAGCTGCTCAAGCCGGTGGTCGGGCGGACCATTCACGACGGGCACCTGGCCTTCCCGAGCGGGCACACCGCCTTCCTGACCGCCCTCGCCCTCGTGGTGGCGCTGCTCGCGACCGGCCGGCTCGGTCTGGGCCGGGCGGCCGGAACCGCGCTCGTGTTCGGGGCGGCGCTGGCCGCCGGGGCCGCCATGGGCTGGGCGCAGGTGGCGCTGGGGGCGCACTACCCGACGGACGCGCTCGGCGGCTGGTGCGTAGCGCTGGCGGTGGTCCCGGCGGCCGCGTGGCTGGTCGACCGGGTGGCCGACGCCCCGCGCAGGGCGTCTCGGTGA
- a CDS encoding SMI1/KNR4 family protein, which translates to MSEELARWYRGRLVGGAFRPFDPDECAELEREIGLPLPSAYRLFLEAAGGDKLDYSVRLPGCEPEPIQGFDDLYQLGRDATGEYGWGTLLGEYRRSRDGWLAENVPLAGLLPIARNGGGDTLFLDLNPATHGQLHALVHAIAWPGYLGNHVFTKVADNFDAYLDSLFVDTDIAEDAWADVAGDDPSNPWRRTVEEWLDKELPGWRAEAWAAAR; encoded by the coding sequence GTGTCCGAGGAGCTCGCGCGTTGGTACAGGGGTCGCCTGGTAGGCGGTGCTTTCAGGCCGTTCGACCCAGACGAGTGTGCCGAGCTGGAACGGGAGATCGGGCTGCCCCTGCCATCCGCGTACCGCTTGTTCCTGGAAGCCGCCGGCGGGGACAAGCTGGACTACTCGGTCCGCCTCCCCGGCTGTGAACCAGAGCCGATCCAGGGCTTCGACGACCTCTACCAGTTGGGCCGTGACGCCACGGGCGAGTACGGCTGGGGAACTCTCCTGGGCGAGTATCGGCGCAGTCGCGACGGGTGGCTCGCCGAGAACGTGCCCCTGGCCGGCCTGCTGCCCATCGCCCGCAACGGTGGAGGCGACACCCTCTTCCTGGACCTGAACCCGGCCACGCATGGTCAACTGCACGCGCTCGTCCATGCCATCGCCTGGCCGGGGTATCTGGGCAACCATGTCTTCACAAAGGTCGCCGACAACTTCGACGCCTATCTCGACAGCCTGTTCGTCGACACCGACATCGCAGAGGACGCCTGGGCCGATGTCGCCGGCGACGACCCCTCGAATCCTTGGCGGAGGACCGTCGAGGAGTGGCTGGACAAGGAACTGCCAGGGTGGCGTGCTGAAGCCTGGGCGGCGGCTCGCTGA
- a CDS encoding cobalamin B12-binding domain-containing protein: MSGSALDGLRDGLWHAVADGDGATALELVRQARGSVADAETLLLAVVADIQGRIGEAWAEDRLSVAREHAATAINDRIVTLLSMPDAGVAPPPPRGRVVVACVEGEWHALPARLVTGVLRLRGWRVDFLGAQTSTRHLINHLHRTTADTVLLSSSLPTRLPAAHAAISACHAVGTPVLAGGAAFGPDGRYAGRLGADAWAPGAREAADVLAAGVETPSSTATRHPVDDLPHLADQEYTLVVRARPRLIKQTLADLSDRLPAVRRYDDEQRERTAETLAHIVDFLATGLYVDDSDVFTRFLAWSADILTARRVPALSLVPVLDSLGEQLHEFPRARRLLGDGADVLSNHPGA, encoded by the coding sequence GTGAGCGGGTCGGCGCTCGACGGGCTGCGTGACGGCCTGTGGCACGCGGTGGCCGACGGTGACGGGGCCACGGCCCTGGAGTTGGTCCGGCAGGCCCGAGGGTCGGTCGCTGACGCCGAGACGCTGCTGCTGGCCGTCGTGGCCGACATCCAGGGGCGGATCGGCGAGGCCTGGGCCGAGGACCGGCTGTCCGTGGCGCGGGAGCACGCCGCGACCGCGATCAACGACCGGATCGTCACCCTGCTCAGCATGCCCGACGCGGGCGTGGCGCCTCCACCGCCACGCGGTCGGGTGGTGGTGGCCTGTGTGGAGGGCGAGTGGCACGCCCTGCCGGCCCGACTGGTCACCGGAGTGCTGCGGCTGCGCGGCTGGCGTGTGGACTTCCTCGGCGCCCAGACCTCCACCCGACACCTCATCAACCACCTGCACCGGACCACCGCCGACACCGTGCTGCTCTCCTCCTCGCTCCCCACGCGGTTGCCGGCGGCGCACGCCGCGATCAGCGCCTGCCATGCCGTCGGAACCCCCGTGCTGGCCGGTGGCGCCGCCTTCGGCCCGGACGGCCGCTATGCCGGGCGGCTCGGTGCGGACGCCTGGGCGCCCGGTGCCCGGGAAGCCGCCGACGTCCTCGCGGCCGGCGTGGAGACCCCCTCGTCCACCGCGACCCGGCACCCCGTGGACGATCTGCCGCACCTGGCCGACCAGGAGTACACCCTCGTCGTCCGGGCGCGGCCCCGGCTGATCAAACAGACCCTCGCCGACCTGTCCGACCGACTTCCCGCCGTACGTCGCTACGACGACGAGCAGCGTGAACGCACCGCCGAGACCCTGGCGCACATCGTCGACTTCCTGGCGACGGGCCTCTACGTCGACGACTCCGACGTCTTCACCCGCTTCCTGGCTTGGTCGGCGGATATCCTCACGGCCCGCCGCGTCCCCGCGCTCTCGCTTGTGCCGGTCCTGGACTCGCTCGGGGAGCAACTGCACGAGTTCCCACGAGCCCGACGTCTGTTGGGCGACGGAGCCGATGTGCTCAGCAACCACCCCGGTGCCTGA
- a CDS encoding PP2C family protein-serine/threonine phosphatase, translating to MDSPSPPSRDIVRNLVSDLDRTPYAVLRLGPDGAPVGLNTRAARLLAVDTGPVTVPGWLAEAHRGLSSADGEGDGYAGPVGDRRLEARPMPERDGTVVWWLLDVTDRVRADRELQQERERATVLAEVSTALLSALNVDRCLELIARTAADHLAEAVVVIASAKGRRYPLALARRGGPVTFDQQALDPARLPGLTEALAGFPPATARWIVPGDLPDWALPAGPHTPVRSVSVVPLPGHGESSGALVLLRSAARAAFDPAEEVFVRSFAVRAGAALSSARTFAEQAEISSVLTRDLLPPTLGPLDGVEYAGAYRAAQDADQVGGDFYDVHPRAGDGDETLVVLGDVAGKGLEAAVLTGRIRSTLLALLPFTGDHGRVLDLLNQSVLLSRHHRFATLVLASVRRGPEGVTLRMTSAGHPPPLVVRLNGSVEEVPTQGTAVGVVDEVSSRTVEAVLAPGEACLLYTDGVTEARGGPFGDEFFGEARLAKVLVECGGMLPHAVVERVQMVVGEWVGGGRHDDIAIVAVGAPRAHGEPTAPSGDGP from the coding sequence ATGGATTCTCCCTCTCCCCCCTCGCGTGACATCGTCCGGAATCTGGTCAGCGACCTGGACCGGACGCCCTACGCCGTGCTGAGACTCGGTCCGGACGGCGCCCCCGTCGGTCTCAACACCCGGGCAGCGCGCCTGCTCGCCGTGGACACCGGGCCGGTCACGGTGCCCGGGTGGCTCGCCGAGGCGCACCGTGGTCTGAGTTCCGCCGACGGGGAGGGTGACGGTTACGCGGGGCCGGTCGGCGACCGTCGGCTTGAAGCGCGCCCCATGCCGGAACGCGACGGCACCGTGGTGTGGTGGCTCCTGGACGTCACCGACCGGGTGCGGGCCGATCGCGAGCTTCAGCAGGAGCGGGAGCGCGCCACGGTGCTCGCGGAGGTCTCCACCGCCCTGCTGTCCGCTCTGAACGTGGACCGCTGTCTGGAGTTGATAGCACGCACCGCGGCCGACCATCTGGCCGAGGCCGTCGTGGTCATCGCCTCGGCCAAGGGCCGCCGGTACCCTCTCGCGCTGGCCCGGCGGGGCGGCCCGGTCACGTTCGACCAGCAGGCGCTCGACCCCGCTCGACTGCCCGGCCTGACGGAGGCCCTCGCGGGCTTCCCACCCGCCACCGCGCGCTGGATCGTCCCGGGCGATCTACCGGACTGGGCCCTGCCGGCCGGACCGCACACGCCCGTGCGGTCCGTCAGTGTCGTCCCACTGCCCGGACACGGCGAGTCCTCCGGGGCGCTGGTCCTGCTGCGTAGCGCCGCTCGGGCGGCGTTCGACCCCGCTGAGGAGGTCTTCGTCCGTTCCTTCGCCGTGCGGGCGGGGGCGGCACTGTCCTCCGCCCGCACCTTCGCCGAGCAGGCGGAGATCTCCTCCGTGCTCACGCGTGATCTGCTGCCACCGACCCTCGGTCCCCTCGACGGGGTCGAGTACGCCGGTGCCTACCGGGCGGCACAGGACGCCGATCAGGTCGGCGGTGACTTCTACGACGTCCACCCGCGCGCCGGCGACGGGGACGAGACACTCGTGGTCCTGGGCGACGTGGCCGGCAAGGGCTTGGAGGCCGCCGTGCTCACCGGACGCATTCGCAGCACGCTGCTGGCGCTGCTGCCCTTCACCGGGGACCACGGACGGGTTCTGGACCTGCTCAACCAGTCGGTGCTCCTCTCCCGGCACCACCGCTTCGCCACCCTGGTTCTCGCCTCCGTGCGCCGCGGCCCGGAGGGTGTGACCCTGCGGATGACCAGCGCCGGGCACCCGCCGCCGCTGGTCGTCAGGCTGAACGGCTCGGTGGAGGAGGTGCCGACCCAGGGGACGGCGGTCGGCGTGGTGGACGAGGTGTCCTCGCGCACGGTCGAGGCGGTGCTCGCACCCGGTGAAGCCTGCCTGCTGTACACGGACGGCGTCACCGAGGCACGCGGCGGCCCCTTCGGAGACGAGTTCTTCGGCGAGGCACGCCTGGCCAAGGTCCTCGTCGAGTGTGGAGGCATGCTGCCCCACGCCGTGGTGGAGCGCGTTCAGATGGTCGTCGGCGAGTGGGTCGGCGGAGGTCGGCACGACGACATCGCCATCGTCGCCGTCGGAGCGCCCCGCGCCCACGGCGAACCGACCGCACCGTCCGGGGACGGACCGTGA
- a CDS encoding helix-turn-helix domain-containing protein: MPHPSTSFGEELRKRRLEAGLSLTGLSGLVHYSKAQLSKVERGIKAPSRDLARLCDATLGADGGLIALSTPTAVDSPVVSAPGRVEEENWMMQLSPYGPSSFGPVGRRDVVNAGVASLMTWRSDGSNPASPAAGAGMLEASRSLFTHYRRLGQAVEPGLLLPVLITQTHTLRELSAQSDSGTRRRLLALGSRYAEYVGWLVQETGNERAALWWTQRAVDLAAAGGDQALAGYALVRRALVTLYREDAEQTIALARRAQSGVLPSRIRGLAAQREAQGHALAGDSSACLRSLDRARALLTRPNDGADDPVIGSMHLPDPVGMVTGWCLVDPGRPREAGEELDRQLAQVGPDAVRTQVRYGVRRALAYASAGEVDHACELTEPLLDGMTAVRSATVTTDLRRLVRVLARYPDHPLVRRLAPRLGTLSRPNTSLEESPS, translated from the coding sequence GTGCCACATCCGTCCACATCGTTCGGCGAGGAACTGAGGAAGCGACGTCTAGAGGCCGGGCTGAGCCTTACGGGCCTGTCCGGTCTCGTGCACTACAGCAAGGCGCAGCTCAGCAAGGTCGAGCGGGGCATCAAAGCACCCAGCCGTGATCTCGCACGGCTATGTGACGCCACGCTCGGTGCCGACGGGGGGCTGATCGCCCTGAGCACCCCAACCGCTGTCGATTCACCTGTCGTATCGGCGCCAGGCCGGGTCGAGGAGGAGAACTGGATGATGCAGCTGTCACCGTACGGCCCGAGCTCGTTCGGGCCCGTGGGCCGACGTGATGTGGTGAATGCCGGTGTCGCATCGCTGATGACCTGGAGGTCCGACGGATCGAATCCGGCTTCTCCGGCCGCCGGCGCGGGCATGCTGGAAGCCTCACGCTCACTCTTCACGCACTACCGCAGGCTCGGCCAGGCCGTGGAACCCGGCCTGCTCCTGCCCGTTCTGATCACGCAGACACACACGCTGCGAGAGCTGTCGGCTCAGAGCGACAGCGGCACCAGGCGTCGCCTGCTGGCGCTCGGTTCCCGGTACGCCGAGTACGTGGGCTGGCTGGTGCAGGAGACCGGGAACGAGCGTGCGGCGCTGTGGTGGACGCAGCGTGCAGTCGACCTGGCCGCCGCCGGCGGTGATCAAGCACTGGCCGGCTATGCGCTGGTCCGCAGGGCGTTAGTCACGCTGTACCGGGAAGACGCCGAGCAGACAATCGCGCTGGCCCGTCGAGCGCAGAGTGGCGTGCTTCCGTCACGGATCCGCGGTCTTGCCGCTCAGCGCGAAGCGCAGGGTCACGCCCTCGCCGGCGACAGCAGCGCCTGCCTCCGTTCCCTGGACCGGGCCCGTGCTCTGCTCACCCGCCCGAACGACGGTGCCGACGACCCGGTCATCGGCTCTATGCATCTGCCCGATCCGGTCGGCATGGTCACCGGCTGGTGCCTCGTCGATCCCGGACGACCGCGCGAGGCGGGTGAGGAGCTGGATCGGCAGCTCGCACAGGTCGGCCCCGACGCGGTGCGCACTCAGGTGCGATACGGCGTACGCCGCGCCCTCGCCTATGCCTCCGCCGGCGAGGTTGACCACGCGTGCGAACTCACGGAGCCACTGCTCGACGGCATGACGGCTGTGCGCTCGGCGACCGTCACGACCGATCTCCGACGACTTGTCCGGGTGTTGGCTCGCTACCCGGACCACCCACTGGTGCGTCGGCTGGCACCGCGGCTCGGCACCTTGTCACGTCCGAATACCTCTCTCGAGGAGTCACCGTCATGA
- a CDS encoding toll/interleukin-1 receptor domain-containing protein: protein MNEIFINYRTGDGEKTAALLRQGLSHRFGPGHAFHASQSIIPGESWPERLLVAVRRSSVLLAVIGPDWMSFRTCLENPEDWVRKEIEEAFTCEVPVVPVLDGRKTSRLSKADLPPTLRRLADLQSIAFESGDTDACVARISELMADLVPSLNRHATETGASVPGGVTNSIKAVHGTAVQSRAFTGDVGTVIKGAQGPVHTGNGNIYSHSRHVSGDRHFSGDGMTYFEGDHHGAIQHRFTERDAQEDKSR from the coding sequence ATGAACGAGATCTTCATCAACTACCGCACCGGAGACGGGGAGAAGACCGCGGCACTGCTCCGCCAAGGGCTGTCGCACCGCTTCGGCCCGGGACACGCGTTCCACGCGTCACAGTCCATCATCCCCGGCGAAAGCTGGCCCGAACGGCTACTGGTCGCGGTACGGCGCAGCTCCGTGCTCCTGGCCGTCATCGGACCGGACTGGATGAGCTTCCGCACCTGCCTGGAGAATCCGGAGGACTGGGTGCGCAAGGAGATCGAGGAGGCCTTCACGTGTGAGGTTCCGGTTGTCCCCGTTCTGGACGGGCGCAAGACCAGTCGACTGAGCAAGGCCGATCTTCCGCCCACGTTGCGAAGGCTCGCCGATCTCCAGTCCATCGCGTTCGAATCCGGTGACACCGACGCCTGTGTCGCGCGCATCAGTGAACTGATGGCCGATCTGGTTCCCAGCCTCAACCGGCACGCGACCGAAACGGGTGCGTCCGTGCCGGGCGGCGTGACCAATTCCATCAAGGCCGTGCACGGTACAGCCGTACAGAGCCGTGCCTTCACCGGTGACGTCGGCACGGTCATCAAGGGCGCCCAAGGTCCCGTCCACACCGGGAACGGCAACATCTACTCGCACTCACGTCATGTCTCCGGCGACCGTCACTTCTCCGGCGACGGGATGACGTACTTCGAGGGTGACCACCACGGCGCCATCCAGCACCGGTTCACTGAACGGGACGCTCAAGAGGACAAGAGCCGGTGA
- a CDS encoding PIN domain-containing protein: MIIVIADTSGLLAALDSAHPEHHASNEAIMSAGLLVMSPLLLAEIDHVATRELGREAALSAVDDIRHWMRRGRIALPEITEDHLGVAQSVRSRYRDLDLDLADAVNVALAAEYDTDAVLTLDRRDFRAVRPLGRFKAFRVLPDDLPI; this comes from the coding sequence GTGATCATCGTCATCGCGGACACCTCCGGGCTCCTCGCGGCGCTCGACTCCGCCCACCCGGAGCACCACGCGTCGAACGAGGCGATCATGTCGGCCGGGCTCCTGGTGATGTCCCCGCTGCTGCTCGCGGAGATCGACCACGTCGCCACGCGCGAGCTCGGCCGTGAAGCGGCGCTCAGCGCGGTCGACGACATCCGGCACTGGATGCGGCGGGGCCGTATCGCTCTGCCGGAGATCACGGAGGATCATCTGGGTGTCGCCCAGTCGGTGCGGTCCCGGTATCGCGACCTTGATCTGGATCTCGCGGACGCGGTGAACGTGGCCCTCGCCGCCGAGTACGACACCGATGCCGTACTCACGCTCGACCGTCGCGACTTTCGAGCGGTGCGCCCACTGGGCCGGTTCAAGGCGTTCCGGGTCCTGCCCGACGACCTTCCGATCTGA